One window from the genome of Entelurus aequoreus isolate RoL-2023_Sb linkage group LG04, RoL_Eaeq_v1.1, whole genome shotgun sequence encodes:
- the LOC133649079 gene encoding piggyBac transposable element-derived protein 4-like — protein sequence MMPNHKTFSVQEVLDQVFSEEVDIEENVSEIEDNVVEDPDYGASSSDEDETLDAEVPVNTGTPADIFLSKNGKLSWSPAPRQRQGRLSAGNVIKMVPGPTRYAISRVQDIKSAFELLMTPSIENHVLLMTNLEGSRVFGDSWKPIDAIDLQAYIGLLILGGVYKSKGEAAESLWNKETGRAIFPATMSLKKFHIMSRVLRFDDREKRQGRREHDKLAAIRDVWDKWVQQLPLLYNPGPHVTVDECLVAFRGRCPFRQYIPSKPAKYGIKIWAACDAQSSYAWNMQVYTGKAPGEAPEKNQGMRVVLDMAEGLEGHNITCDNFFTSYALGEELAKRKVTMLGTVRKNKPELPSELVAIKNRQATSSVFAFTENATAVSYCPKKGKNVVLMSTMHKDAQLSTREDKKPQMVLDYNATKGGVDNLDKVTGTYSCRRMTARWPLVVFFNIIDVSAYNAFVLWREISEGWNSEKLYRRRLFLEQLGYALVQPQIARRVVLPRASAAAVVIVEDVQREAHTSNPPVARGQKRGRCQICSTRNDNKTTNTCGGCGKYICKEHIRCGSCAQ from the coding sequence ATGATGCCAAACCACAAGACGTTCTCTGTCCAGGAGGTTTTGGATCAGGTTTTTAGTGAAGAGGTAGACATAGAGGAAAATGTGTCTGAAATCGAAGACAATGTTGTGGAAGACCCTGATTATGGGGCATCGTCCTCTGATGAGGAtgagacccttgatgctgaagttCCTGTCAACACTGGAACACCAGCAGACATTTTCCTGTCCAAAAATGGAAAGTTGTCGTGGTCCCCTGCCCCACGTCAACGGCAGGGTAGACTTAGCGCtggtaatgtcatcaaaatggttcCAGGCCCAACCCGATATGCGATTAGCCGTGTCCAAGACATAAAATCTGCATTTGAGCTCCTCATGACACCATCAATTGAGAACCATGTACTCTTGATGACCAATTTAGAGGGGAGTCGTGTGTTTGGGGACAGTTGGAAGCCGATCGATGCAATTGACTTGCAGGCATACATCGGGTTGCTCATTTTGGGGGGCGTGTACAAGTCCAAAGGCGAGGCAGCAGAAAGCCTGTGGAATAAAGAGACTGGAAGGGCCATCTTCCCAGCCACCATGTCTCTGAAGAAATTCCATATTATGTCTCGTGTCCTACGGTTCGATGACAGAGAGAAAAGACAGGGCCGGAGAGAACATGACAAGCTGGCAGCTATCCGGGATGTATGGGACAAGTGGGTTCAGCAACTGCCATTGCTTTACAACCCAGGCCCCCATGTGACTGTGGATGAATGTCTGGTGGCGTTTCGTGGCCGCTGTCCATTTAGACAGTACATCCCGAGTAAACCAGCCAAATACGGCATTAAAATATGGGCAGCATGTGATGCCCAGTCGAGCTATGCCTGGAATATGCAGGTCTACACCGGCAAAGCCCCTGGGGAAGCACCTGAAAAAAATCAGGGCATGAGGGTTGTCCTGGACATGGCTGAGGGACTGGAGGGGCACAATATAACGTGCGACAACTTCTTCACCTCCTATGCCCTTGGTGAAGAACTCGCAAAGCGGAAAGTCACCATGCTGGGGACAGTCCGCAAGAACAAGCCAGAGCTTCCCTCTGAGCTTGTTGCAATCAAGAACAGACAGGCTACATCCTCAGTGTttgccttcactgagaacgccaCAGCTGTTTCGTATTGCCCCAAGAAAGGGAAGAACGTTGTGCTCATGAGTACGATGCACAAGGATGCCCAGCTCAGCACCAGGGAGGACAAGAAGCCACAAATGGTGTTGGACTACAATGCCACAAAGGGTGGTGTTGACAACCTGGATAAAGTCACAGGCACGTACAGCTGCCGACGCATGACTGCACGATGGCCCCTTGTTGTATTCTTCAACATCATCGATGTGAGTGCCTACAACGCTTTTGTGCTTTGGAGGGAGATCAGTGAAGGCTGGAACAGCGAAAAGCTGTACCGGAGGAGGCTGTTCCTGGAACAGCTGGGGTACGCGCTGGTGCAACCCCAAATTGCACGAAGAGTTGTCCTACCAAGAGCCTCAGCGGCTGCTGTGGTGATAGTGGAGGATGTTCAGAGGGAGGCACACACCTCCAATCCTCCAGTGGCCAGAGGGCAAAAACGAGGCAGGTGCCAGATCTGTTCCACTAGGAACGATAACAAGACAACTAATACATGTGGGGGATGTGGCAAATACATCTGCAAGGAGCACATCCGTTGTGGATCATGTGCCCAGTAG